The DNA window GTCTGCTCTGGTGACCGGCTGTGGAAAGCAGAGATGAGGCAGATAATGCAGGTAGAGAACACAAAATAGATAACTCAGATAGATAACACAGATAGACAACACTGATAACACAGATAGATAATACTGGTGACACAGATAACATGGGTAACACAGGCAACACAGACAATATGGGTGACACAGATAGATAACGGGGGTAACACAGCAAACACGGGTAACTGTTCCTCAGTGCCCTGGGCGTGAAGCAGCactccctgcccacagctgggcagagcagcaggagcgaGGGCTGCCTGCACTGGATGGCACCGCAGGGTACTTCGGGACAGCCACACAGCCCTAAAGGCCCTTTCTGCCAGGAGGGCAGGTGCTGGCATGAGAACCTCCTCCAGCCTGGGCGCTCGCAGCCAGGGGCAGCTTTGGGGGCAACGGGGCTGTCACCAGCGCCACCGGCACGGGACGAACCGCGGCCTCGCCAGGGCTCACCTGCAGCCGGGGGCcgccagctctgcccagggtGCCAGGTACGGGGGGCTTGGGACACAGCGGAGCCAGCCTTGGTGTGAGTGCGAGCCGGTGACCGAAGCAGCTGCTGCCTACGGAGCCGGTGCGGGGAGCGCGCAGGAGGCGGTGCCCGGGGCACTCCGGAGGCGCTGCGCGGTGCCCGCGGTCGGTGCGGGGGAGCCGTGTGCGGTGTGAGGTGTGCTGTGTTCTGTGTGCTGTGTGCGGTGTGCCGTGTGCTGTGTGCGGTGCCCGGTGTGCTGTGTGCAGTGTGCGGTGCGCTGTGTGCTGTGTGCGGTGTGCCGTGTGCGGTGCGGTGCCCGGTGTGCGGTGTGCAGTGTGCTGTGCGCTGTGTGCTGTGTGCGGTGTGTCGTGTGCGGTGCCCGGTGTGCGGTGTGCCGTGTGCGGTGCGCGGGGGGCGGTCGCGGGGGTGCGCGGGGGGCGgtcggggggcggcggcggggccaTGCGGAGCGCGGGCTGAGCGCGGCGGCCGCCCCTCGCCATGAAGCGGCAGAACCTGCGCACGGCCGCGCTCATCCTCTGCATCTTCTCCTACCTGCTGGTGGGCGCCGCCGTCTTCGATGCGCTGGAGTCGGAGGCGGAGAGCGGCCGCAAGcggctgctggagcagaagcGCGGGGAGCTGCGGAGGAAGTACCGCTTCTCCGCCGACGACTACCGGGAGCTGGAGCGGCTGGTGCTGCAGGCCGAGCCGCACCGCGCCGGCCGCCAGTGGAAGTTCGCCGGCTCCTTCTACTTCGCCATCACGGTCATCACAACCATCGGTGAGTGCGGGCAGCCCGGCCGGCGCCCGCggcatccctccatccccaacCCTCTGCACGCCgtgtccctccatccccacctcccGATACCCgtgtccctccatccctgtctCCCATCTTCCTCTATCCCCACGCCCCTGCATCCCATATCCCTCCATTGccacctccctgcaccccaTCCTCCTCCATCCCCGCACCTCCAGtacccccggcagctccaggacAGCCTGGGGGATGCCACATGGCAGAGGCAGGTCTCCTCCTCGCAAGGCTTGCATCTCTTTAGGCATCTCTTTAGCCCCCGCCCCGAGCTGACCCTGTGAGACCCCCAGTGCCCAGCGCTGGGGAAGGCAAGGCATGGGCAGGCTGGGGCCACCCCGGTGCCGGGGATGCTGCTGTGGCTGGGGCCACGAGACACGCTGGTGTCCCAGGGAGGCAGCACCTCGTGGAGCTTCTGCAGGAACCTTTGGGGCAGGCAGCTGCCCAAGCTGGCAGCGATGTGGGAGGGCAGAGGTGGGGGCCACAtctgtccctgctcagggctgtgtccagcgAGCCGAGCGAAGAGCTGGGCAAGAACTGTTGGCTTCTTTGCCAGCTCAAAACTCCACAGGTTTGGCTGTGTGAGACCTGCTTCAGGGAGCCAAGAGAGCCACCAGCCACTGCCCCTCGCTCTGCCTGCGCAGGAACCTGCAGAGAGATGGGTGTCAGCTTGGAGGGGAATGATTGAATCACATGAAACtcccacacagacacactcaCCCACACTAGAGCCCAGTGCCTTCAATTTTGCAAGAGAATGAAACTAAATTGTTTGAAGGTTCCCTTAATTCTAGGCGAGATTAGCCACATGGGAGTTTAGCACTGTTTAATTAATCCATTTTGATTAATCCATGCACCCTGAGCATCCCATGGGGGTAGACAGGCTGGGATCCTGTGCTCGTGTCACTGCTTGTGCTGGGATTTCAGTCAGCAGATGTGTTTTGGAGGCAGAAATTCTGAGGCCAAATcctgccctgccacagccaGCAGCCACCTCCTCATCTGCAGGACAGGACTCAGCCTTACCAAAGGGCTTGGGATGGTTGAAACACCTCTGGTAGCTGAAAGCATCATCCCCCAGGACAAGGGCTGATGGGATCAACTGCACCGTGTTACCAGAGGACAAGAGGttggcagaggggcaggaacCCTGCAGGCCCTGCCTGGGGTCTCCATGTGTTCCCATGGGATGGGGGCCGTGCAGCTGGGAACACACGTGGCCAGCAAACAGCAGTGGGCTCAGGGCACAGTTCAGGTGAGGCcccagcaggagggaagggtgAATGGCTTCAGCAAAAATCTCCATCACTGCCTGACAGGTTATAGCTTCATTTACATGATTTTCCTGTCAGCTGTGACAAACAATGGCTACGCTTCTCACACGCCCTATGTGATAAATAATTGCAGCCCAGGTGCCATATTTCTGAAACACTGGCATGTCAGATCTCTTTATGTTGGGCTGTGCTCCAAATCTCAGTTTTAACGTTAATGTAGCTGTGTTTACTCTTTCTAATTCCCTTTGTCATTTTGAAAGCATCAGTCAAACGCTCTTTCAACAGTCTCTCAGGGTGTAACAACTGTTTTTCCACTTACTGCTCTTCTGGATCATTATATTTACCTCCTCATTGCTGTCATTGTATTATCTGGTAGCCTGGGATTTGGTAATTGCACTTGGTTATTAAGCTTGGATctgacagggtttttttgccacTGCAGTCTCCTGTCTGCTCTGTATTCTGTGAAATGTGGCATGCAGGCATTAAGTTCATAATTTTTGATTGTGTGGGTTTGTGAACAGACAGAGCAATTAGAAGCTGgtgccttcctgcctgctcaCAGCTTAGAGCACAGCATGGTGCAGGATGCTGTCTTCAGCCCCTCAACCCTGTCCCAAGCAGGAGTTTCCTGGAGTGGGAGGTGTGTTCCAGAGCCCGGGATAACATGGTTATCCTCCTCTGGTCACCCCATCACTGTGTGCTGTCAGCTTCCACAAGAGTCCTGGAAACCCACTGGCAGCAAGGACAGAGGTGAAGCCAAGGCACAGCTTTGAGtaagacagaaataaacaagAGGGTTTCTTCTCCACGCAAAAGTCACACAAATTCCtgcaaaaagtgaaaatataagTAGCTGTTTGTGAAAggccccagcagcagcatgggAAGGAGCCAGTGCTGTTCTGTGGGCACCTTCAGAAGGGAAGTTTCTGGCCCTGGTAGTTTCTTATAAAAGAAACTCAGAAGAAAGGCTTGGATGCCTTTGGATGCCTTTGGATGCTGTTACTCCCCACACCACGTGACTCCCTGGCACTGAGTTTGTTACTCATCTGCTGAGGGCAGGGGCCACTGGTTTCTGTTAAGCTGCTGTAATTGAGGTGGGCACAGAATCGCTGGAGTCCGGAAGATTGCAGTGAACACCTCGTTATGCCTCACGGTGTAATCGTGTGTGTCCTTGAGTCACAGCTCTGAAACTTGGACCAAGGTGGGGAAATTAAATCTCAGAAGGCATTCAAGGCAAACCTTGTCCTCCTTGAGCTCCTTGTCCCTGGGACAAGGGCTGACAGGGCTTCAATGGCATAAATGCTCACTTCCCTGCATCTAAAACAGCACaacccctcctccccagcagtcCGGCTGTGATTTAGGTCTGAGTCTTGGTGACACTGGAGTAAATCTGGAGTGGCTCTGCAGAAGTCCTCCCACACTTAGATGCTTCTGCAGGGACTGGTTCTATAACTCCTGTCCAACAAGGTCACACAGCAGGTGCTCATATAGCCAAGAGTCAAAGGTTCCTGTGACACTGGAGTGCTCAGGGGGACCAGGAGCAGGTGCCAGGGGAGGTCTCAATGCCCCTGGACAGTCCTGGCTGGGTGTGTTCCCTCCCACAGGGTGACCCTGGCACTGTTGTCTCAGCATCCTGTGGAGCCCTCATCCTCCCTAAGGTTACCCTGCACACCCAGCGCTGCACTGGCATGGCCTCTGAATTGTTTGTGAGCTGCAAGAGGCTTGTCCAGCTCTAGACTCCCGTCCAGCTCTAGGGCTCCTTGTGGCCTCTGCGACAAGCTCAGGGTCCGTCAGGAGAGGACCTTCTCTCTTTAGAGGCCAAGTGAGGTTCCACCTACATAAAACTGTGATTTTATGGATGTGGCCTCATGTGGCCCCATTAGCACTGCCTGCAGATCTGTTACTGAGTCATTTCCCAGTTTCCCTACTGCTCCTCTGGTCCCAGGGCAGCCTTGCTGGAAACCCCAGTGAGGGCTTGACACCACTTATCCTCTTTCCTTCACAGGCTACGGACACGCTGCCCCGGGCACGGATGCCGGCAAAGTTTTCTGCATGTTCTATGCCATCCTGGGCATCCCCCTGACGCTGGTCATGTTCCAGAGCCTGGGGGAGCGCATGAACACCGTGGTGCGGCTGCTGCTCAAGAAAATCAAGAAGTGTCTGGGCATGAGGACAACCCATGTCTCCATGGAGAACATGGTCCTTGTGGGCTTTCTGTCCTGCATGGGCACCCTGTGCATCGGCGCCGCAGCCTTCTCTTACTTCGAGGGCTGGACTTTCTTTCATGCCTATTACTACTGCTTCATCACCTTGACCACTATTGGCTTTGGAGACTTTGTGGCTCTGCAGAAGAACGAGGCTCTGCAGAAGAAGCCCCCGTACGTGGCTTTCAGCTTCATGTACATCCTGGTGGGCCTGACCGTCATCGGCGCCTTCCTCAACCTGGTGGTGCTGCGGTTCCTGACGATGAACTCGGAGGACGAGCGGCGGGACGCCGAGGAGCGAGCCTCGCTGAGGAGAGCCCGCAACAACATCCACCTCAAGCCAAAAGAGGACAGCCGGAGCAGCAACGCCATTTTTCTCCCCGTGGAGGACAGGACGAGCCAGATGAACCTGATCCCGCTGGTCCAGGACGCGGAGAGGCAGCGGCGCCAGTCGGCCAACTCTGCGGCCGCGGTGCCCTCCTTCTGCACGTGCCTGTGCTACAGACCCCAGGTGTGTGGCAGCCCCGTGCCCTCCCACCCCGAGACCCTGAGCTGCCACACCAACCCCGTGTACTACAACTCCATCTCCTACAAAATCGACGAGGTGTCCCTGAGCACGCGGGGTCAGACCGGCTCTTCCCCGGGGAGCACTTTATCATCCAACAGCCCTCGCTGCCGGCAGCACCCCCGGCTGCGCAGGAAATCCATCTAGGAGCGTGCGCCGAGCTGCTCTCAGTGCTCCAGTCTTACCATGATGATAAATTAAGAACAGGTTCTTCTTACTctctcatttcttctgtttctctcccctTTCAGCTGGCAGCCAGCCCCACGCAGGGTCCAGCAGGAGGCTTTAAACCCTGTCAAGAAATAAGTACTCCTTTTTTGCAGGCACTGAATGACACTGtcagtttttatttgctttttcctcccaGGTAGGTTCAGGCATTTGGGTCTGGCAAGAGCGCCCCTGGTGTGAAGCCCAGTAAGCTGTAGGTTTGctttcccacctccctgctccccagaggGTGCATTGCTGCTTTCCCACCCTGCCAAAcctcagctgtggctgctgccagcacatgGCTCCTGCTCCATGGGCTGGGTTGCACTTGCTGAGACTACCAAATCCAGGGCCCATGTGAGTGAGCCCTGCAGGGTTGAGGACCTTTAAGTTGTCCCCCGACACTGGGTGCAGGTAAGTCAGTGCCATGCAGTAGGTTTGCAGCTGGTGATGGGCAGGGGGGAATGGGCTCAGCACATGGGGATGGCTTTATGGAGCTGCATCTCCCAGGTCCTTTAGGCTGGCTCAGTGCTTCTGGAAGCTGGAGGCCCATGCACTCACCCACTTGCCCACCAGCACACTGTACCTCTTACACCTTACTGGGAGGTCCTGAGCTGGCTGGTGGGATCTGTGTCCCACTCACAGGGGAAGCTGAACTCCTGCAGTCCAGTCCAGTCCAGTCCAGTCTAGCCCAGCCCTCCTCTGCTGAGCCCACACTGTGCTAagggcagccccagggagagCCTTCCTCAACCACACAAAGTCACTTGAAAAGGGCTTGGCCTTgaggagacttttttttttagctaaaatcacccctctcttccccacctTTCCTCCAGCTGgaagcccagcagctcctcacctCCTCACGGTCCCCACGAGCCCCTGGGTCTGTGTTTATTGCTGCTGGGATTACCTGAGGGGGCTGATCCCATCCCCACGTGCCCCCCACACCTGGGAGGCTCTTTCCAGCTGGTGGCCTTTGTCCATCCTGTCT is part of the Chiroxiphia lanceolata isolate bChiLan1 chromosome 17, bChiLan1.pri, whole genome shotgun sequence genome and encodes:
- the KCNK15 gene encoding potassium channel subfamily K member 15; its protein translation is MKRQNLRTAALILCIFSYLLVGAAVFDALESEAESGRKRLLEQKRGELRRKYRFSADDYRELERLVLQAEPHRAGRQWKFAGSFYFAITVITTIGYGHAAPGTDAGKVFCMFYAILGIPLTLVMFQSLGERMNTVVRLLLKKIKKCLGMRTTHVSMENMVLVGFLSCMGTLCIGAAAFSYFEGWTFFHAYYYCFITLTTIGFGDFVALQKNEALQKKPPYVAFSFMYILVGLTVIGAFLNLVVLRFLTMNSEDERRDAEERASLRRARNNIHLKPKEDSRSSNAIFLPVEDRTSQMNLIPLVQDAERQRRQSANSAAAVPSFCTCLCYRPQVCGSPVPSHPETLSCHTNPVYYNSISYKIDEVSLSTRGQTGSSPGSTLSSNSPRCRQHPRLRRKSI